A genomic stretch from Anopheles nili chromosome X, idAnoNiliSN_F5_01, whole genome shotgun sequence includes:
- the LOC128728305 gene encoding tumor necrosis factor receptor superfamily member wengen, with amino-acid sequence RTRRGVISTTTLVLLAILLQLMDLGGSGAGGRASGWLGGGVTIVSAACESRVSWWDPTAGECVPCTMCADHQVVLRPCQDYMNTVCGTMKDLTAADHRSHPHLPMDSHVNSNEIMPGRVRDNHWKEERRKDGSDDSYRRITPAADTEAILWDWQVASLLLAIIGCLLFLLAAACVALNQSRQWRRIEKHFDADMEALSAQLVSHLASMQHIESGPILLENFDHGRLRTSGHRHPIEVRCVYLDQLLDEKCVQKARDVQSATGNLYIEESIETPRVQMPSPTIAARPSPTYSSKSPSFSPIRHF; translated from the exons AGGACGAGACGTGGTGTCATCTCAACTACCACGCTCGTTCTGCTCGCTATCTTGCTTCAACTGATGGATCTCGGTGGTAGCGGAGCTGGTGGCAGAGCTTCTGGGTGGCTAGGAGGAGGAGTAACGATTGTGTCAGCTGCATGTGAGTCACGTGTGAGCTGGTGGGACCCTACAGCTGGCGAATGTGTACCGTGCACCATGTGTGCGGATCACCAGGTTGTCTTGCGACCGTGCCAGGATTACATGAACACGGTGTGCGGTACGATGAAGGATCTTACAGCAGCCGATCACCGTTCTCACCCTCACTTACCAATGGATTCTCACGTCAACAGCAATGAGATAATGCCTGGACGGGTCCGGGATAATCATTGGAAAGAG GAGCGCCGGAAAGACGGATCGGACGATTCATACCGACGAATAACACCAGCTGCAGATACCGAGGCGATTTTATGGGATTGGCAGGTAGCATCATTGCTTCTTGCAATCATAGGTTGCTTATTGTTTCTTCTGGCGGCGGCCTGCGTGGCGCTTAACCAAAGTCGCCAATGGCGTCGTATCGAGAAACATTTTGACGCAG ACATGGAAGCATTATCGGCGCAGCTCGTGAGCCACCTGGCCAGTATGCAACACATCGAGAGCGGACCAATATTGCTGGAAAATTTCGATCATGGCCGACTGCGCACTAGCGGGCATCGTCATCCCATTGAGGTTCGCTGTGTGTATCTAGACCAACTGTTGG atgaaaaatgtgtgcAAAAAGCTCGCGACGTACAGTCCGCCACCGGCAATTTGTATATCGAAGAGTCTATTGAAACGCCTCGTGTTCAAATGCCGTCTCCAACCATCGCCGCTCGTCCGTCACCTACTTATTCATCCAAATCCCCATCATTCTCACCGATTCGACACTTCTGA